In Streptomyces dangxiongensis, one DNA window encodes the following:
- a CDS encoding glycoside hydrolase family 18 protein has protein sequence MSTHRRRISGRNKAIGGLVAAAVIGGGAVLLTGTANAAGANAAYTRTSDWSTGYSAQYVVTNNSGQAEKTWTLEFDLPAGARLASLWNGRSSVAGQHVTVKPATWDTDGLAPGKSVTVGFVVDGSGDPTGCRIDDARCSADDGATPEPSGRPTQTTPAPTPAPTRSTPTPTPTPTGSTGTGTASAAGFAPYVDTSLYPAFDLLGAAEATGVKNYNLAFVNDGGGCTPKWGGVTDVNSDAVAAQIGSLRAKGGDVRVSFGGASGSELATTCSSADALATAYGKVVDAFKLTKVDFDVEGGALPNTAANTRRARAIAELQAQHPGLDVSFTLPVMPEGLTQDGVNLLADAKSNGVRTSTVNIMAMDYGPSYSGDMGTYAEQAATATQAQIKSVLELSDSAAWKTVAVTPMIGVNDVSSEVFKVEDATQLVNFARSKGIGWLSMWSATRDKQCAGGPKPTADATCSSISQDTNAFAKAFAAYK, from the coding sequence ATGAGCACGCACCGGCGCAGGATCAGCGGCAGGAACAAGGCGATAGGCGGACTGGTGGCCGCCGCGGTGATCGGCGGGGGTGCGGTCCTGCTCACCGGCACCGCCAACGCGGCCGGCGCGAACGCCGCCTACACCCGGACCAGCGACTGGTCCACCGGGTACTCCGCCCAGTACGTCGTCACCAACAACTCCGGCCAGGCCGAGAAGACCTGGACGCTGGAGTTCGACCTCCCGGCGGGCGCCAGGCTCGCCTCCCTGTGGAACGGCCGCTCCAGCGTCGCCGGCCAGCACGTCACCGTGAAGCCGGCCACATGGGACACCGACGGCCTGGCCCCCGGCAAGTCGGTGACCGTCGGCTTCGTGGTCGACGGCAGCGGCGACCCGACGGGCTGCCGGATCGACGACGCCCGGTGTTCCGCGGACGACGGCGCCACTCCCGAACCGAGCGGCCGGCCCACGCAGACCACCCCGGCCCCCACCCCGGCCCCCACCAGGTCGACCCCCACGCCCACCCCCACCCCCACCGGCAGCACCGGGACCGGCACCGCCTCCGCCGCCGGCTTCGCCCCCTACGTCGACACCTCCCTCTACCCCGCCTTCGACCTCCTCGGCGCGGCCGAAGCGACCGGCGTGAAGAACTACAACCTCGCCTTCGTCAACGACGGCGGTGGCTGCACCCCCAAGTGGGGCGGCGTGACCGACGTGAACAGCGACGCCGTGGCCGCGCAGATCGGCTCGCTGCGCGCCAAGGGCGGTGACGTCCGCGTCTCCTTCGGCGGCGCCTCCGGCTCCGAGCTGGCCACCACCTGCTCCTCGGCGGACGCGCTGGCGACGGCGTACGGCAAGGTGGTCGACGCGTTCAAACTGACCAAGGTCGACTTCGACGTCGAGGGCGGCGCGCTGCCCAACACCGCGGCCAACACCCGCCGCGCCCGGGCCATCGCCGAGCTCCAGGCCCAGCACCCCGGTCTGGACGTCTCCTTCACCCTCCCGGTGATGCCCGAGGGCCTCACCCAGGACGGCGTGAACCTGCTCGCCGACGCCAAGTCCAACGGTGTGCGGACCAGCACCGTCAACATCATGGCGATGGACTACGGCCCCTCGTACAGCGGCGACATGGGCACCTACGCCGAGCAGGCCGCCACCGCCACGCAGGCCCAGATCAAGAGCGTGCTGGAACTGTCCGACTCCGCCGCCTGGAAGACCGTCGCCGTCACCCCGATGATCGGCGTCAACGACGTCTCCTCGGAGGTCTTCAAGGTCGAGGACGCCACCCAACTGGTGAACTTCGCCAGGTCCAAGGGGATCGGCTGGCTCTCCATGTGGTCCGCGACCCGCGACAAGCAGTGCGCCGGCGGCCCCAAGCCCACCGCCGACGCCACGTGCAGCTCCATCAGCCAGGACACGAACGCGTTCGCCAAGGCGTTCGCCGCGTACAAGTAA
- a CDS encoding GH1 family beta-glucosidase, whose protein sequence is MSDSVPSSVTFPPAFLWGAATSAYQIEGAVREDGRTPSIWDTFSHTPGKTAGGETGDVAVDHYHRYRDDVALMAELGLNAYRFSVSWSRVQPTGRGPAVQRGLDFYRRLVDELLAAGIKPAVTLYHWDLPQELEDAGGWPERDTAFRFAEYAQLVGEALGDRVEQWITLNEPWCSAFLGYGSGVHAPGRTDPAASLRAAHHLNLGHGLAASALRSAMPARNQIAISLNSSVVRPLTQDPADLAAARRIDDLANGVFHGPMLHGAYPETLLAATASVTDWSYVLDGDVRTINAPLDALGLNYYTPALVSAVSGDTKGPRADGHGVSDHSPWPAADDILFHQTPGERTEMGWTIDPTGLYDLLMRYSREAPGLPLYITENGAAYDDKPDPEGRVHDPERIAYLRGHLAEVRHAIADGADVRGYFLWSLMDNFEWSYGYGKRFGAVYVDYATLERTPKSSARWYGEAARTGTLPSVESLA, encoded by the coding sequence ATGTCTGACTCCGTTCCGTCGTCCGTGACCTTCCCGCCCGCCTTCCTCTGGGGCGCGGCGACCTCGGCGTACCAGATCGAGGGGGCGGTGCGGGAGGACGGCCGCACCCCCTCGATCTGGGACACGTTCAGCCATACGCCGGGCAAGACGGCCGGCGGCGAGACGGGGGACGTCGCGGTCGACCACTACCACCGCTACCGCGACGACGTGGCGCTGATGGCGGAGCTGGGCCTGAACGCCTACCGCTTCTCCGTCTCGTGGTCCCGGGTGCAGCCGACGGGGCGCGGGCCGGCGGTCCAGCGGGGCCTGGACTTCTACCGCCGGCTGGTCGACGAGCTGCTGGCGGCCGGCATCAAGCCCGCGGTCACCCTCTACCACTGGGACCTGCCGCAGGAGCTGGAGGACGCGGGCGGCTGGCCGGAGCGGGACACCGCGTTCCGGTTCGCCGAGTACGCGCAGCTCGTCGGCGAGGCGCTCGGCGACCGGGTGGAACAGTGGATCACCCTCAACGAGCCCTGGTGCAGCGCCTTCCTCGGCTACGGCTCCGGGGTGCACGCCCCCGGCCGCACCGACCCGGCGGCCTCCCTGCGCGCGGCCCACCACCTCAACCTGGGCCACGGACTGGCGGCCTCCGCCCTGCGGTCGGCCATGCCGGCCCGCAACCAGATCGCGATCAGCCTCAACTCCTCGGTGGTACGGCCCCTCACCCAGGACCCGGCCGACCTGGCGGCGGCCCGCCGCATCGACGACCTCGCCAACGGCGTGTTCCACGGCCCGATGCTGCACGGGGCGTACCCGGAGACGCTGCTCGCCGCGACCGCCTCGGTCACCGACTGGTCGTACGTCCTCGACGGCGACGTCCGCACGATCAACGCGCCGCTGGACGCCCTCGGCCTGAACTACTACACCCCGGCCCTGGTCTCGGCCGTGTCCGGGGACACCAAGGGGCCGCGGGCGGACGGCCACGGGGTGAGCGACCACTCCCCCTGGCCCGCCGCCGACGACATCCTCTTCCACCAGACCCCCGGCGAGCGAACGGAGATGGGCTGGACGATCGACCCGACGGGCCTGTACGACCTGCTGATGCGCTACTCGCGCGAGGCCCCCGGGCTCCCGCTCTACATCACCGAGAACGGCGCGGCCTACGACGACAAGCCCGACCCCGAGGGCCGCGTCCACGACCCCGAGCGCATCGCCTACCTCCGTGGCCACCTCGCGGAGGTACGGCACGCCATCGCCGACGGCGCCGATGTGCGCGGCTACTTCCTGTGGTCCCTGATGGACAACTTCGAGTGGTCGTACGGCTACGGCAAGCGGTTCGGCGCGGTGTACGTGGACTACGCGACGCTGGAGCGCACCCCGAAGTCGAGCGCGCGGTGGTACGGGGAGGCGGCACGGACCGGGACGCTGCCGTCGGTGGAGTCCCTGGCCTGA
- a CDS encoding carbohydrate ABC transporter permease produces MSQLSISRAGRREGKAPRQRGRMGAGKQLHAGPVTYLVLAVFALVSLAPLVWTAIAASRTDRRLAQTPPPLWFGGNLFRNLEAAWDQAGLGTAMLNSVIVAGTITVSTVLFSTLAGFAFAKLRFRFSGVLLLLTVGTMMIPPQLAVVPLYLWMSNLGWSNQLQTVILPSLVTAFGTFFMRQYLVQALPTELIEAARVDGASSLRIVWHVVFPAARPAMAVLGLLTFVFAWNDFLWPIIALTQQNPTVQVALNSLGTGYVPDQAVIMAGALLGTLPLLIAFLLFGKQIVGGIMQGAIKG; encoded by the coding sequence ATGAGCCAACTGAGCATCTCCCGGGCCGGGCGCCGGGAAGGAAAGGCGCCGCGGCAGCGCGGTCGCATGGGCGCCGGCAAGCAGTTGCACGCGGGCCCGGTGACGTACCTCGTGCTGGCCGTGTTCGCGCTGGTCTCGCTGGCCCCGCTGGTGTGGACGGCGATCGCGGCCTCCCGTACCGACCGGCGGCTGGCCCAGACCCCGCCGCCGCTGTGGTTCGGCGGCAACCTGTTCCGCAACCTGGAGGCGGCCTGGGACCAGGCCGGGCTCGGCACCGCGATGCTCAACTCGGTGATCGTGGCGGGCACGATCACGGTGAGCACGGTGCTGTTCTCCACGCTGGCCGGGTTCGCCTTCGCCAAGCTGCGGTTCCGGTTCTCCGGCGTGCTGTTGCTGCTGACCGTCGGCACGATGATGATCCCGCCGCAACTGGCCGTCGTACCACTGTATCTGTGGATGTCGAATCTGGGCTGGTCCAACCAGCTCCAGACGGTGATCCTGCCGAGCCTCGTGACCGCGTTCGGCACGTTCTTCATGCGGCAGTACCTGGTGCAGGCGCTGCCCACCGAGCTGATCGAGGCGGCCCGGGTGGACGGGGCGAGCAGTCTGCGGATCGTCTGGCACGTCGTCTTCCCGGCCGCGCGGCCGGCGATGGCGGTGCTCGGCCTGCTGACGTTCGTGTTCGCCTGGAACGACTTCCTGTGGCCGATCATCGCCCTGACCCAGCAGAACCCGACCGTGCAGGTCGCCCTGAACTCGCTCGGCACCGGTTACGTCCCCGACCAGGCGGTGATCATGGCGGGCGCGCTGCTGGGCACCCTGCCGCTGCTGATCGCCTTCCTGCTGTTCGGCAAGCAGATCGTGGGCGGGATCATGCAGGGCGCGATCAAGGGCTGA
- a CDS encoding sensor histidine kinase, with protein sequence MRWALVKVCLAVTTMVVVAFAVPLGLVVKEMARDRAFAGAEREAAAVAPALSITTDRDELERVVASAGADSGMAVHLPADGGRPALDLGRQRAAGRDIQAVRRLGRASTGSVPGGSALLQPVALGSGAIAVVEVYVPEAEVTNGVGTAWAVLAAVGLALIVGSVAVADRLGVRMVRPARRLVEGAHELGEGKLGARVPEDGPTELRFAAVAFNAMADQVVQLLANERELAADLSHRLRTPLTVLRLNAASLGAGPAAEQTRAAVAQLEREVDTIIRTAREAKPQTAAAGPGAGCDVAAVVRERMEFWSALAEDEGRKWRVAGADRPVRVPAARADLAAALDALLGNVFRHTPEGTAFAVDVHNGDDAVLVLVSDAGPGIPDPEAAMARGRGSGNAGSTGLGLDIVRRLAESTGGDVRIGGSVLGGTEVRIWFRLDGRGPVGRGHRGAVRRRRPRRLVPTINRSRSLP encoded by the coding sequence ATGAGATGGGCTCTGGTCAAGGTCTGCCTGGCGGTCACCACGATGGTCGTGGTCGCGTTCGCCGTCCCGCTCGGCCTGGTCGTCAAGGAGATGGCCCGCGACCGCGCCTTCGCAGGCGCCGAACGGGAGGCCGCCGCGGTCGCGCCCGCGCTGTCCATCACCACCGACCGGGACGAGCTGGAGCGGGTGGTGGCCTCGGCCGGCGCCGACTCCGGGATGGCCGTGCACCTGCCCGCCGACGGCGGCCGGCCCGCGCTCGACCTCGGCCGGCAGCGCGCCGCCGGCCGCGACATCCAGGCCGTGCGCAGACTCGGCCGCGCCTCCACCGGCTCCGTACCCGGCGGCTCCGCCCTGCTCCAGCCGGTCGCGCTCGGCTCCGGCGCGATCGCCGTGGTCGAGGTGTACGTCCCCGAGGCCGAGGTGACCAACGGCGTCGGCACGGCCTGGGCGGTGCTCGCGGCCGTCGGCCTCGCGCTGATCGTCGGCTCGGTCGCGGTCGCCGACCGGCTCGGAGTGCGCATGGTGCGGCCCGCGCGGCGCCTGGTCGAGGGCGCGCACGAGCTGGGCGAGGGCAAGCTGGGCGCCCGGGTGCCGGAGGACGGCCCGACCGAACTGCGTTTCGCCGCCGTCGCGTTCAACGCCATGGCCGACCAGGTGGTCCAGCTCCTCGCCAACGAGCGTGAGCTGGCGGCCGACCTCTCGCACCGGCTGCGCACCCCGCTCACCGTCCTCCGGCTCAACGCGGCCTCCCTCGGTGCCGGGCCGGCCGCCGAGCAGACCCGGGCAGCCGTCGCCCAGCTCGAACGCGAGGTCGACACCATCATCCGCACGGCCCGGGAGGCCAAGCCGCAGACGGCCGCCGCCGGACCCGGCGCCGGGTGCGACGTGGCCGCGGTGGTGCGTGAGCGCATGGAGTTCTGGTCCGCGCTGGCCGAGGACGAGGGCCGCAAGTGGCGGGTGGCCGGCGCCGACCGGCCGGTGCGCGTGCCCGCGGCCCGCGCCGACCTGGCCGCCGCGCTCGACGCCCTGCTCGGCAACGTCTTCCGGCACACCCCCGAGGGCACCGCCTTCGCGGTCGACGTGCACAACGGCGACGACGCGGTGCTCGTGCTGGTCTCCGACGCGGGCCCGGGGATACCCGACCCGGAGGCGGCGATGGCCCGCGGCCGGGGTTCCGGGAACGCCGGATCGACCGGCCTCGGCCTGGACATCGTGCGCCGGCTGGCCGAGTCCACCGGCGGCGACGTCCGCATCGGCGGCTCGGTCCTGGGCGGCACCGAGGTGCGGATCTGGTTCCGGCTGGACGGACGGGGGCCGGTGGGCCGGGGGCACCGGGGAGCGGTGCGCCGGCGCCGGCCGCGCCGGCTGGTCCCGACCATTAACCGATCCCGATCGCTCCCTTAA
- a CDS encoding carbohydrate ABC transporter permease, with protein MSSPKQALAHPASSAEAAPGTPPGAAGGARGRGAPADADSWRGRFYRWDTKAAPYAFVAPFFVLFGAFSLIPLLYTAWYSLHNVQLSSLDHQTWAGLDNYRNLLSSDFFWNALKNTFSIGLISTVPQLLAALGLAHLLNYKLRGSTMWRVVMLTPYATSVAAATLVFTLLYSWDGGMVNWVLHFFGVEPVNWRESDWGSQFAVSSIVIWRWTGYNALIYLAAMQAIPADLYESAAIDGANRWQQFRHVTVPQLRPTILFTVVVSTIGATQLFGEPLLFGGVSGSKGGSEHQYQTLGLYMYDQGWIIGNLGKASAIAWSMFLLLLIIAAVNLLLTRRLRKSQ; from the coding sequence GTGAGCAGTCCCAAGCAGGCTCTCGCGCATCCCGCGTCGAGCGCCGAGGCCGCGCCCGGCACCCCGCCGGGCGCGGCCGGGGGCGCTCGCGGTCGCGGCGCGCCGGCGGACGCCGACTCCTGGCGCGGCCGGTTCTACCGCTGGGACACGAAGGCGGCGCCGTACGCCTTCGTCGCCCCCTTCTTCGTGCTCTTCGGGGCCTTCTCCCTGATACCGCTGCTCTACACGGCCTGGTACTCGCTGCACAACGTGCAGTTGTCCTCGCTGGACCACCAGACCTGGGCGGGCCTGGACAACTACCGGAACCTGTTGTCCTCGGACTTCTTCTGGAACGCCCTGAAGAACACGTTCAGCATCGGCCTGATCTCGACCGTGCCGCAACTGCTGGCCGCGCTCGGGCTCGCGCACCTGCTGAACTACAAACTGCGCGGCTCCACCATGTGGCGCGTGGTGATGCTGACCCCGTACGCGACCTCCGTGGCCGCGGCGACCCTGGTGTTCACGCTGCTGTACTCGTGGGACGGCGGCATGGTCAACTGGGTGCTGCACTTCTTCGGTGTGGAGCCGGTCAACTGGCGTGAGTCGGACTGGGGTTCGCAGTTCGCGGTGTCCTCGATCGTGATCTGGCGGTGGACCGGCTACAACGCGCTGATCTATCTGGCCGCGATGCAGGCCATCCCGGCCGACCTGTACGAGTCGGCGGCGATCGACGGTGCGAACCGCTGGCAGCAGTTCCGGCACGTGACGGTCCCGCAGCTCCGGCCGACGATCCTGTTCACGGTCGTCGTCTCCACCATCGGCGCGACCCAGCTCTTCGGTGAGCCGCTGCTGTTCGGCGGGGTCAGCGGCTCCAAGGGCGGCTCCGAGCACCAGTACCAGACGCTCGGTCTGTACATGTACGACCAGGGCTGGATCATCGGCAACCTCGGGAAGGCGTCCGCGATCGCCTGGTCGATGTTCCTGCTCCTGCTGATCATCGCCGCGGTCAACCTGCTGCTCACCCGACGGCTGAGGAAGTCCCAATGA